A window from Flavobacterium sp. 83 encodes these proteins:
- a CDS encoding MepB family protein: MSETSTPTVLLETKTFVFDPCSFELTNPVLEKESKDYGAYQFELNGLKTLFRVAKTTPTKVGQFVTVWKRITKGPIQPFDLSDDIDLFIINTRNGDHFGQFVFPKSVLIQQGILTTDLKEGKRAIRVYPPWDITTSKQAQKTQKWQLDYFLEIPLNKPIDLNRVKLLYSQ, translated from the coding sequence ATGTCCGAAACTTCAACTCCTACCGTTCTTCTAGAAACCAAAACCTTTGTTTTTGATCCCTGCAGTTTTGAACTTACAAACCCAGTACTGGAAAAAGAAAGTAAGGATTATGGTGCGTATCAATTTGAACTTAATGGATTAAAAACACTATTTCGTGTGGCAAAAACTACACCTACAAAAGTGGGTCAATTTGTCACGGTATGGAAAAGAATAACAAAAGGGCCTATTCAACCTTTTGACCTTTCAGATGACATCGATTTATTTATTATCAATACTCGAAACGGGGATCATTTTGGTCAGTTTGTATTTCCTAAATCAGTACTTATCCAACAAGGAATCCTTACTACTGATTTGAAAGAAGGGAAACGAGCCATCAGGGTATATCCACCTTGGGACATCACAACAAGCAAGCAGGCTCAAAAAACCCAGAAATGGCAATTGGACTATTTTCTGGAAATCCCTTTGAACAAACCCATAGATTTAAACCGGGTAAAATTACTGTATTCTCAGTAA
- a CDS encoding DUF4304 domain-containing protein, with protein sequence MADEKSDNQNLTNKVELKTHLDSIQKEIYLFLKPLGFKKKGRTFNKQTEDGIYQVINIQSGRYEFGDKYVIPGFRENLYGKFTVNLGVMVKEIYELENHNKPKDIYQDYDCQIRERLPHLTIKQDHWWTISDDNNKTAKEVIDGLSSHGLDWLDNFENRDKICKNLGTSEVGSPRAKLDVALIELLRNRTKAEKLFQEYYDNIEIKNGHKEYVKGLANRLGVNLTD encoded by the coding sequence ATGGCTGACGAAAAATCAGACAACCAAAATTTGACAAATAAGGTCGAGCTAAAAACTCATTTGGACAGCATACAAAAAGAAATTTATCTATTCTTGAAGCCATTAGGGTTTAAGAAAAAAGGACGGACATTTAACAAACAAACAGAAGACGGAATTTATCAAGTAATCAACATTCAAAGTGGTAGATACGAATTTGGCGACAAGTATGTAATCCCGGGATTTAGGGAAAACTTGTATGGAAAATTTACAGTCAATTTAGGAGTAATGGTAAAAGAAATTTATGAACTTGAAAATCATAACAAACCCAAAGACATTTATCAAGACTATGACTGCCAAATTAGAGAACGACTACCACATTTGACTATTAAACAAGACCATTGGTGGACAATTTCAGACGACAACAATAAAACAGCGAAGGAAGTTATTGACGGACTGAGTTCACACGGACTTGATTGGCTTGACAACTTCGAGAATAGAGATAAGATTTGCAAAAACTTAGGAACTTCTGAAGTTGGTTCGCCTAGAGCAAAATTAGACGTGGCACTTATTGAACTTCTTCGGAACAGAACAAAAGCAGAGAAATTATTTCAAGAGTACTATGACAACATTGAAATTAAAAACGGACATAAAGAATACGTTAAAGGACTTGCCAACAGACTTGGAGTAAATTTAACAGACTGA
- a CDS encoding iron chaperone, translating to MNIDYKSVDAYIKSFPKETQSLLGKVREVILENAPKAVESIAYGMPAYKTNGKPLVYFSGFKNHIGFYATPTGHTAFSVELSNYKQGKGSVQFPLDKPIPFDLIQKIVAFRVKENELKYK from the coding sequence ATGAATATTGATTATAAATCTGTTGACGCATACATTAAATCATTCCCAAAAGAGACTCAATCCCTTTTGGGGAAAGTTCGCGAAGTTATTCTCGAAAATGCTCCAAAAGCGGTAGAAAGTATTGCTTATGGCATGCCTGCATACAAAACAAATGGAAAACCTTTAGTTTATTTTTCAGGATTCAAAAATCACATTGGATTTTATGCAACACCAACAGGACATACTGCGTTTAGTGTTGAACTTTCAAATTATAAACAAGGAAAAGGTTCTGTTCAATTTCCTCTTGACAAACCAATCCCGTTTGACTTGATTCAGAAAATTGTTGCATTCAGGGTAAAGGAAAATGAACTAAAATACAAATAA
- a CDS encoding IS1182 family transposase — translation MQHIQGISRNQLRISSLEDAISSDNQVRFIDAFVNTISILRLGFSLQTLKKEGRPSYQTPVFLKIYLYGYLNGIRSSRKLEKECFRNLEMQWLLEGICPNYHSISDFRKNNPVALKNLFKLFVCFLKDIDLIGAETIAIDGTKSRAHNSKKANFNQKKIDKHLEYIENKTQEYLTALQENDVQENPVIIQNIQEKIERLKGNKLRYELLEEKLKASGEPQISTTDSDARALLVQGQVVEISFNIQAAVDAKHNLVVATHTINRNDRNALSAIALEAKENLGIATYSALVDKGYHNGKQIEICQQANITTIVAQPNQGKSNENGTQPDYLVANFQYDKNTDTYTCPQGETLHTTGNWHKKSSSKDGYNFKKYRTSKCKECAVKHLCTSRSGGREIDRGQYADAVEENNKRYRENPQLYRKRQEINEHIFGTIKRQWGYNHTNLTGLEKVNGEHSLIMLVYNIKRSINILGVPDLIAKLHKWNSPYKAKVLFLLKTEHLKLKLDFVFCHTKLIA, via the coding sequence ATGCAACATATTCAAGGAATTTCACGTAATCAGCTGCGCATTTCTAGTTTAGAAGACGCAATTTCCAGCGACAATCAAGTTCGCTTTATCGATGCTTTTGTAAATACCATCTCCATTTTAAGACTTGGATTTAGTCTGCAAACCCTTAAAAAAGAAGGACGCCCGAGTTACCAAACGCCGGTATTTTTAAAAATCTATTTGTATGGCTATCTTAATGGAATAAGAAGTAGTCGGAAATTAGAAAAAGAATGTTTTAGAAACCTAGAGATGCAATGGCTTTTAGAGGGGATTTGTCCGAACTACCATAGCATTTCTGATTTCAGAAAAAACAATCCTGTAGCCCTAAAGAACTTATTCAAACTCTTTGTTTGCTTCTTGAAAGATATCGATTTGATAGGAGCAGAAACCATCGCGATTGATGGTACAAAAAGCCGGGCGCATAATAGTAAGAAAGCGAATTTCAATCAAAAGAAAATCGATAAACACCTAGAATATATCGAGAATAAAACCCAAGAGTACCTGACTGCATTACAGGAAAATGATGTACAAGAAAATCCTGTTATAATTCAAAATATCCAAGAAAAAATAGAACGCTTAAAAGGGAATAAACTGCGATATGAACTCTTGGAAGAAAAACTAAAGGCCAGCGGCGAACCGCAAATAAGTACTACCGATAGTGATGCTAGGGCTTTATTAGTACAAGGACAAGTAGTTGAGATATCGTTTAATATCCAAGCTGCCGTGGATGCTAAGCACAATCTGGTAGTAGCCACGCACACGATCAACCGTAACGACAGGAATGCCTTGTCAGCAATAGCTTTGGAAGCCAAAGAGAATCTAGGGATTGCAACGTACAGCGCTTTGGTGGACAAAGGCTATCACAACGGAAAACAAATCGAGATCTGTCAGCAAGCTAATATTACGACCATTGTAGCCCAGCCCAATCAAGGGAAAAGCAACGAAAACGGCACCCAGCCGGATTATTTGGTAGCCAATTTTCAATATGATAAAAATACCGATACCTATACTTGTCCACAAGGCGAAACATTGCATACCACAGGGAATTGGCACAAGAAAAGCAGTTCAAAAGACGGATATAATTTTAAAAAATACCGAACGTCAAAATGCAAAGAATGCGCGGTGAAACATCTTTGTACGAGTCGGTCAGGAGGCCGAGAAATTGATCGAGGTCAATATGCTGATGCTGTAGAAGAAAACAACAAACGCTATCGAGAGAATCCCCAATTGTATCGCAAGCGACAAGAGATTAACGAGCACATCTTTGGGACCATCAAGCGACAATGGGGTTACAACCACACCAACTTAACGGGACTAGAAAAAGTAAATGGAGAACACAGCCTGATTATGCTGGTGTATAACATCAAGCGGAGCATCAATATACTGGGCGTTCCTGATTTGATAGCCAAACTCCACAAATGGAACTCACCCTACAAGGCAAAAGTCTTGTTTTTGCTAAAAACGGAGCATTTAAAGCTGAAATTAGACTTTGTTTTCTGCCACACTAAATTGATAGCGTAA
- a CDS encoding VOC family protein gives MALINPHINFNGNAEEAFNFYKSVFGGEFANILRFKDMPSPEYPFAEKEANKIMHIALPIGKNVLMANDVPESMGRVNENENRSKISISAESREEADKLFNGLSEGGSIEMPISDSPWGSYFGMFRDKFGIEWMVDFDPKYNGKI, from the coding sequence ATGGCACTTATCAATCCACACATTAATTTCAACGGAAACGCCGAAGAAGCATTCAATTTTTACAAATCAGTTTTTGGCGGAGAGTTTGCAAATATTTTGCGTTTCAAAGACATGCCAAGTCCTGAATATCCATTTGCAGAAAAAGAAGCAAATAAAATAATGCATATTGCTTTGCCTATTGGCAAAAACGTTTTAATGGCCAATGACGTTCCAGAAAGTATGGGACGAGTAAATGAAAACGAAAACAGGTCTAAAATATCAATTAGTGCCGAAAGCCGAGAAGAAGCAGACAAATTATTTAACGGACTTTCCGAAGGTGGAAGCATTGAAATGCCTATTAGCGACAGTCCATGGGGATCCTATTTTGGGATGTTTAGAGACAAATTTGGTATTGAATGGATGGTTGACTTTGACCCTAAATATAACGGAAAAATATAA